In Thermobaculum terrenum ATCC BAA-798, the DNA window AAACAGATAGAGTGGGAAGAGTACAGCAAGTATGTAACCAAGTGGGAAATAGATCGATACCTACCCATTTACTAGCCTATTAGATTAGAAGAAATACGTGCTTTCGCGGGAGAGATAACATGTCTCTCCCGTTTCTGTTTTTAGTTTTATGCATATTGCACAAAAAACCTGTTCATCTTTGATGGGTATTGCACTTACAAAAGTCCCTTTATGACCAGTAAAGTCATGCATAACAGATGAGACTAGTGCGTACCGCAGGTAAAAATTCGGAGGTAAGAGAATAAATGGGTAAGGTCTTGATCGAAGAGCAAATCGTTCAGGAAGGAATGACGCCTAAAGAAGTCATCGCTCGTGCACACGAAGCTGGAGTGGCTATTGTTGACTTGAGATTTGTCGACCTGCTAGGTACTTGGCAGCACTTTAGCATTCCAGTATCCGAACTGAGTGAAAAACTGTTTCTGGAAGGAGCAGGCTTCGATGGTTCTTCCATAAGGGGATTCCAGCACATACATGAGTCCGATATGATACTTATCCCTGATCCCTCAACGGCTGTCGTAGACCCTCTACTGAAAGTACCGACCATGTCAATTACGTGCTCCGTATACGACCCAGTAACAGGGCAGCCTTACAGTAGAGATCCTAGATACGTAGCTCAAAAGGCCGAGAACTATCTTAGGGAAACTGGCATAGCTACTGTTAGCTATTGGGGGCCTGAAGCCGAATTTTACATCTTCAACTCAATAAGGTTTGATCAAGACAGTCACTACGGTTTCTATTTTATAGACAGCGAAGAGGGCATATGGAACAGCGGTAACGACGGTGGAGTTCCTAATCTTGGGTACAGACCAAGATTCAAAGAAGGTTATTTCCCCGTTCCACCCACCGATAAGCTTCAAGACCTCAGATCTGAGATAGTACAGAACCTTATAGCTGCCGGTATCGATGTAGAAGTGCATCATCATGAGGTCGGCACTGCTGGTCAAGCCGAGATAGACATGGCTTTCAAATCCCTCACCCGTATGGCTGACCAGCTGATGATGTACAAATACGTGGTGAAGAATACTTGTTACCAGAAGGGCTATGTGGCTACGTTTATGCCCAAGCCGATTTTTGGAGACAATGGTTCAGGTATGCATGTACATCAAAGCCTATGGAAGGAAGATCAAAACCTGTTTTTCAGTCCAGAAGGCTATGCTGGGCTAAGCGACCTGGCCAGGTGGTATATCGGCGGGATATTGTTACACTCTCCGTCTATACTAGCGTTCGCAGCTCCAACTACCAACTCATATCGAAGATTAGTTCCAGGATTTGAGGCTCCGGTATACCTCATGTACTCAAAGCGCAATAGATCAGCTTGTGTACGAATACCGATGTACAGCAATAATCCTAAAGCCAAGCGAATAGAATATAGAGCTCCGGATCCTAGCTGTAACCCATACTTAGCATTCGCGGCGATGCTTATGGCTGGTCTGGATGGAATCAAGAACAAGATAGAGCCTCCTGCTCCTATGGATCAGGATCTCTACGAACTACCAGAAGAAGCTATTACTAAGCTGCCGTCTGCTCCATCTTCACTAGCCGAGTCACTCTCTGCACTGGAGAATGATCACGATTACCTGTTGCAGGGAGATGTATTTACCAAGGATCTCATAGAAACCTGGCTGTCTATAAAGAAGAAGGAAGTTTCCGAGATAAACAGAAGACCTCATCCTTACGAGTTCTTCATGTATCACGATGCGTAGTCTGATCAAGTATTCCAGGGCAGGTTTTATGATCCTGCCCTGGAATACTTAGCTGATGACTTCAACTGGCTCTTTAGATACGGTATCCTGGGAATCCTCCAGCTCCTCAGCTGGAAGCGCAAATGCCCTCCACGCCCCATGTAAGCCTTCATCGGTCACACCATAATAAACGTGCAGCCTACCATCTGCGTCCCTCTGCACCAAGTTGTAGCGTATCTCATTGCCGCGCCTGTAAGTCTTCCAAATACCCATGCCCTCACGCCACTGGATCTTTGAAGGATCAAACTTTCCGCTCTCATGCTCTTCGATTGCATACCTCCACAGCTTCCGAGCAGAACCCCTGGTTACGTTTGTTACGATCGATCCGTTACGCAGGTCCTTCATCGTGTAGTAGTTGACGCCATCCCGAGTAGTATAGTCAATTATCTCAACTCCATTCTTTGGAGGATCGTGCAGGGAATGAGTTTGTTGCGGCTGAACATCGGGACCAAAAGATAAGGTTTTTTCAGAATGATACTTGCTAACCAGCTTCACAATATCCTCAGGCGATGCTGGTACGGTAGAAGCGTCCTTACGTACCCAGACCTGAGCTGGCTTCAAAAGGTAAGGAGGACTAGTGCCATCGGGA includes these proteins:
- the glnA gene encoding type I glutamate--ammonia ligase, with the protein product MGKVLIEEQIVQEGMTPKEVIARAHEAGVAIVDLRFVDLLGTWQHFSIPVSELSEKLFLEGAGFDGSSIRGFQHIHESDMILIPDPSTAVVDPLLKVPTMSITCSVYDPVTGQPYSRDPRYVAQKAENYLRETGIATVSYWGPEAEFYIFNSIRFDQDSHYGFYFIDSEEGIWNSGNDGGVPNLGYRPRFKEGYFPVPPTDKLQDLRSEIVQNLIAAGIDVEVHHHEVGTAGQAEIDMAFKSLTRMADQLMMYKYVVKNTCYQKGYVATFMPKPIFGDNGSGMHVHQSLWKEDQNLFFSPEGYAGLSDLARWYIGGILLHSPSILAFAAPTTNSYRRLVPGFEAPVYLMYSKRNRSACVRIPMYSNNPKAKRIEYRAPDPSCNPYLAFAAMLMAGLDGIKNKIEPPAPMDQDLYELPEEAITKLPSAPSSLAESLSALENDHDYLLQGDVFTKDLIETWLSIKKKEVSEINRRPHPYEFFMYHDA